The Pongo pygmaeus isolate AG05252 chromosome 11, NHGRI_mPonPyg2-v2.0_pri, whole genome shotgun sequence genome includes a region encoding these proteins:
- the NPPC gene encoding C-type natriuretic peptide, translating to MHLSQLLACALLLTLLSLRPSEAKPGAPPKVPRTPPGEELAEPQAAGGGQKKGDKAPGGGGANLKGDRSRLLRDLRVDTKSRAAWARLLQEHPNARKYKGANKKGLSKGCFGLKLDRIGSMSGLGC from the exons ATGCATCTCTCCCAGCTGCTGGCCTGCGCCCTGCTGCTCACGCTGCTCTCACTCCGGCCCTCCGAAGCCAAGCCCGGGGCGCCGCCGAAG GTCCCGCGAACCCCGCCGGGAGAGGAGCTGGCCGAGCCGCAGGCTGCGGGCGGCGGTCAGAAGAAGGGCGACAAGGCTCCCGGGGGCGGGGGCGCCAACCTCAAGGGCGACCGGTCGCGACTGCTCCGGGACCTGCGCGTGGACACCAAGTCGCGGGCAGCGTGGGCCCGCCTTCTGCAAGAGCACCCCAACGCGCGCAAATACAAAGGAGCCAACAAGAAGGGCTTGTCCAAGGGCTGCTTCGGCCTCAAGCTGGACCGAATCGGCTCCATGAGCGGCCTGGGATGTTAG